The sequence GTCGTCGGCGGGGTAGGTGCTCACCGGCGTGCCGGAGAGCCACCGGACATCGCCGCCGCGGCCGACGTCGGTGATCCGCCGGGTCAGGTACTCGGCGTCCGCGGCGACCCCGCAGAAGCGCCCGGAGCCCCAGGTGTGCTGCCACGGCAGGCCGAGGAAGTACAGCCCGGGACAGCTGGTGACGCCGCGGTGGTGGGTCGGGTAGCCCTTGCCGTCGAACACCGGGACGTCGATCCAGCGGTGGTCGCGGCCGAACCCGGTGCTCCAGACGACCGCCGAAAGCGCTTCCCCGTCGAGGGTGCGCGGCCCGTCCGGCGGCTCCCACACCGGCTGGTAGCGCGGTTCCCGCGGCGCCGCGATCCCGCGCTGGGCGATGAAGGCGTCGATCGAGTCCTTGATGCCTTCGGACACGGCGTCGGCGGCGTCGAGGTTGCGGCGCAGGTCGTCCGCGAAGCCCAGCTGTCCACTTCGGACGGTATCGAGCCGGCCGTAGAGCTGCATGCCGTCCGCGGCGAACGCGCGCAGGTCGATGTCGTGGCCGCCGTCGCGACCGGTGACGTAGTGGTTGGCCCGGAACCGCACGGCGTCCGCGTCGGCGAACTCGTCGATCCCCCGGGCGTAGTAACCCATCTCGTCGAGCCAGGCGACGACGTCCCGGCCGCGGTAGCGCCGGGCCACCCGCGGCGCCGACCCGACGGCCAGGTGCACCCGGCGCCCGGCCAGGTGCAGGTCCTCGGCGATCTGGCAGCCGGACTGCCCGGTGCCCACGACCAGGACGTCCCCGTCGGGCAGCTGGGCGGGGTTGCGGTACTCGGCCGAATGCAGCTGGACGACGTGCTCGGGCAGCCGCTCGGCCAGCCGCGGCTTCAACGGCACCTGGTACGGGCCGGTGGCCAGCACGACGTGGTCGGCGGTCAGCTCGCCGGCCGACGTCGTGAGCCGGAACCCGCCGCCGGGCAGCTGCCGCAGCCGCGTCGCTTCGACACCCTCGTGCAGCGGGACGTCGAATGCCTTCACGTAGTTTTCGAGGTAGGCGACGATTTCGTCCCGGACCATGAACCCGTCCGGGTCGTCGCCCGCGTAGGGGAACCCGGGCAGCCGGCATTGCCAGTTCGGCGTGACCAGGCAGAAACTGTCCCAGCGGCGGGTCCGCCATTCGTGCCCCGCGCGCTCGCGTTCGAGCACCAGGTGCCCGACTCCGGCCGCGGTCAGGCAGTGGGACATCGACAGTCCCGCCTGGCCGCCGCCGACCACGATCACCGGCCGGTGCAGGCCGTCGAGCTGGAAGTTCATGCCGATCAGTGCACCGGCGAACCATGTCCGGACGGTTTCATCCGGAACACTGGCGTGTTACCGCGCCACCGCCGCGTGACAACTTTTCCCGGGCGCGGCTTAACATTCGCGCCCGGCCGGCGTCAGGCCGTCAGAGCCCGTACTCCTTCGCGATGTCCTTCCCGTGCGGCTGCCACCAGTCCTTTTCCACGCTCCCGCCCTTCGGCACCGCGGGGTTGCAGTGGTAGGTCGTGACCCAGTTGCCGCCGCCCTGGCCGTCCGGTTTCCAGTACGAGGTCATGTCGTACTGGACGCCGTCGTCCTTGGCGTCCTTGTCGTACTGGACGGACTTGCGGTTGCCGTCGTAGCTTTCGCGCTCCGCCTTGGCGCTGTCGTAGTCCGACTGAGCCTTGTCCCGGTCGGCCTTCGCGTCCTTGAACTCCTGGTTGAGCTTCTTGCCCTCGTCCATGATCGCCGCCTTCTCCTCCGGCGGCGCGTTCTTGTAGGCGGCCTTCTTCGCGTTGAGTTCCGCCTCGAGCTCGTCGACCTTTTCCTGGCGCGCGTCGAGATCGCTCTTCTTCGCGTTCACGTTCTGGTCGATCGACCCGGGGTTCTTGCCCTCCGTGCCGTGCTTGGCGTATTGGGGGTCGTTGCTGTACTTGGCGACTTCCTTGGAGAAGTAGTTCTGGTGCCACTTGTCGTTGACGTTGTCCGGGAACTTCGTCCCCGAGCCGCCTGTGTACTTCATGCCGAAGCTCTGGTTGCCGCCCTGGTGCTTGCCCTGGTGGGAGTCGACCTGGACCTCGGTGCCGTCGTGCTTGCCCAGCGAATGGGTGTCGGTCTTGCCGCCACCGCCGGAGCTGCTGGCCTGCGTGTCGTCGGTGTTCTTGCCCTTGCCCTTCTTGCCACCGCCGCCGCGAGGGATGTTGCCCGCGTTGTCGCCGCCGCCCGGCTGGTCGTTCGTCTTGTTCTTGCCGCCCTTCCCGCAGGGGGCGAGGCCGAGCAGGTCGCGCTCCGCCAGCGGGTTGTCGACGTAGGCGGCCGGGTTGGGGGCCGGGCCGAGGCCGAGCGGGTCCTGGCTCAGGTAGCGGCCGGTCGACGGGTCGTAGTAGCGGAAGACGTTGTAGTGCAGGCCCGATTCGGCGTCGGCGTACTGCCCCGGGAACCGGAGCGGGGTGGCCGCCGCGCCGGTCTCGCGGCCCCACAGGCCCGCGTTCCCGCGCCAGACCGGCGTGCCCGCCGCGTCGACCAGCTCGGTCGGGCGGCCGATGAGGTCGGTGACGATCGCGAAGAACCGGTCCTGCAGCGTCGCCGAGCGCTCGACCTGGACGACCGGCCGGTCGTCGCCCGGGTGGTATTCCCAGACCGTGAGGTGCCGGGTCTGCGCGGCGTCCACGTGGACCTGCTCCACCAGCAGCGCGCCGCTCCAGGTGAACTCGTAGGACTCGGCGACCGCGCGGGCGCCGGTGGCCGAGGTGACGACGCGCTGCTTGGCGATCCGGCGCCCGATCGGGTCGTACCGGTACCACCACTGGTCGCCCTCGGGCGTCGTGACCGCGAGCAGGCGGTCCTGGGCGTCCCACAGGTACCGCCAGACCCGGGCGCCTTCGTGCCGCGCGACCACCCGGCCCTGGACGTCGTGGTCGAAGGTGACGGCGCCGGCGGCGACCAGCCGGTTGTCCGCGTACCGGCGCGGCCCCGCGCTCGGCACCTGGCCGGGCTCCCTGGTCTCCACCACGTTCCCGGCGGGGTCGTAGCGGTAGGCCTCGCTGCCGGCCGCGCCGTGCACCTCGGTCACCCGCCCGGTGGCGTCGAGCACGAGCCGGGTCGGCCCGGCCACGTCGTCGTCGATCCCGGCGAGCAGCCCGTCGGTCCGGTAGCTGAACCGGCGGTGCCGCGACGGCGTCCCCGCGGCCAGCACCGACTGGCCGACCAGGTTGTCGTCGACGTCGAACGTCTGCGTCAGCGCGACACCGCCCTCAACGGTGCGCGCGATCTCCCGGCCGCCCGCGTCGTGCTCGAAGCGCACGGTGTGCCCGGCGACGGCGAGCGACACGGGCCGCCCGTCGCCGTCGAAGCGCCACACGCTGTCCACTCCGGACGGGGTGCGCCGCCGCACGGTGCCGTCGGCCTCGTAACTGCTGGTCAGCGTCCGGCCGTCGACCGACTCGCTGAGCACGTTGCCTTCGCCGTCGTAGGCGACGCGCAGCTCGACGTCGCCCATGACGGCGGCGGTCATCCGGCCGACGGCGTCGTAGGTGAACCGGGTCGTGCCGGCCGGAGAACGGCGTTCGACGACGTTGCCGAGCACGTCGTGGACGTAGTCGGTTTGCTCGCCCGCCCCGTTCACCGACCGGACGAGCCGGCCCGCCCGGTCGTAGCCGAAGCGCAGGGTGCGGCCGTCGAAGTCGGTCTGCTCGATCAGCCGCCCGGACGGGTCGTAGCGGTAGGTCCAGGTCTGCCCGAGCGGGTTGGTGACCGTGCTCGGCCGCAGCTCGGTGTCGTAGGTGTACGTCGTCCGGGCGCCCGAGGCGTCGATCGTCGCGGTGACCAGGTCGAACGGGCCGTACTCGAGCCGTTCGGCCAGTCCCGCGCCGTTGACGCGTTCGACCTCGTTGCCCTCCGCGTCGTAGCCGCGGGTTTCGCGCACCCCGGAGGGCCGCACCCGCAGCCGTTCCTGCCCGTCGGGGGTCCAGCCGAGCACGACGTGCTGCCCGGACCGGTTGAGCACCGACTTCGGCCGCCCGAAGACGTCCCGGTCCACCGGCGGCGGCTCTTCGTCCCCGCGCGTCCAGGCGGCCTGCTCGGAGGTCAGCGGTTTCGCGGTGCCGAGCGTCTCGGTGAACGGGTCGGGCGCCTCGTCGCGCGGGTAGAAGCGGGACAGCACGGTGCCGTCGTCCGCGGTGGCCTCGATCGTCAGCCCGGCGTCGTCCTGCGTGACCCGCAGCACCGAGCCGTCCGGCCGGGTCACCGACCGCAGCCGGCCCCGCTCGTCGTAGGCGAACGCCGTCGTCTGCCCGAGTGGGTCGGTGCGGGACAGCAGGCGGTCGTCGCGGTCCCATTCGGAGGTGGTGACCTGGCCCAGCGGGCCGACTTCGCGGACGAGCTGGTAGGCCTCGTTGAAGTGGAACTCGCCGGTGTGGCCGAGGGAGTCGGTGAAGGTCGTGACGCGCCGCTGCGTGTCGTAGGTGAAGGCGGCGTCGTAGAAGCCGCGGTCGCCGATGGTGCGGACGCAGCGGCCCTCGCCGTCGTAGACGTAGCGGAACCAGGTGCCGTTGCGGTCCTGCCAGCCGGTGACGCGGCCCGCGGGGTCGTAGTCGTAGACCTGCGCGCGGCCGGAGGCGTTGAATTCCTGGGTCAGGCGGCCCTGCGGGTCGTAGCCGAACCGCCGGACCAGGACCGGGGACCCGCCGGCCGGATCGGTCACGTGGACGGTGGTGACGCGGCCGCTTTCGGTCTCCAGCTCCACCCGGTACCCGGCGGAGTGCCGCAGGGTCCGCGGCGCGCCGAGGGCGTCGTAATCGACGTCGACCCGGGCGCCATCGTCGTCGGTGATCGACTGCAGGACGAGCTCGGCCTGGCCCCGTCCCGGCAGCGCGGCGAACCGGAGTTCCCGGCCCCGCAACGGGTCGGACTGGGTGTAGCTGCCGTCGGCGTGCCGGGTCAGCGGGCGCCGGGGCCCGTCCGTGGGCAGCACCGGCACCCCCGGCGCGGCCGGCGGGTAGACCAGGGTGGTGCCGTCCGCGGCGTAGCACCGGACGTACTCGCGGCCCACCGCCAGCCGCTGGTCCACAGTGGACACCCAGGTCGGGCCGAACCACCGGCCGGCGCGGTAGGAGGACACGTGCAGCCGCTCGAGCACCAGCGGCGACGGCAGCTCCAGGTCGAGCTGGTCGATCACGACGTTGCCGCGCGCGATGTCCACCGGGTCGGTCTTGCACTCCCAGGTGTCCTTGCCCCCACCGCCGTTGTCGCCGTTCTTCCCGGTGTCGCCCTTCGCCGGCGGCGGGTCGCCCGGGGTCCCGTTGCCGTTGCCGTTGCCGTTGCCGGACGAGTGGTCACCCGAAGTCGTGGTGGAGTCCTTGCCCCCGCCACTGCTGGAGTGGTCCCCGGATCCCGGCCCGCCACCCTTGCCGCCCGAGTGGTCACCGCTGGCGGTGGTGGAGTCGCCGTCGCCTTTGCCGCCGCCCTTGACGTCGGGAGCCTTCGGACCACCGTCGATCTTCCCGGGCTTGGGCGGCGGGCCGACCTTGCCGCCCTTGATGTTCTTCAGCCCCTTGGCGGCATCCTCGAACAGGGTGCCCGCCTTCTTCAGCAGCGGCACCAGTCCCTTGAGCGCCTTGACGAGCTTGGTGGTGAGGCTCGCGATCTTCGAAGCCGTCTTCGCGACGGCGGCGACGACCTGCGGCACCACCCAGGTCAGCCCGATGCCGAGGGTGAACACGACCTGCAGCGCCCACGAGATCAGGTGCCCGACCAGCTCGGCGATGATGTCCCGCACCAGCGTGCGAACGGCGGCGACAACTTCACCGGCGGTCTTCACACCGCTCCCGGCGCCTTCGC is a genomic window of Amycolatopsis lexingtonensis containing:
- a CDS encoding MSMEG_0569 family flavin-dependent oxidoreductase, which gives rise to MNFQLDGLHRPVIVVGGGQAGLSMSHCLTAAGVGHLVLERERAGHEWRTRRWDSFCLVTPNWQCRLPGFPYAGDDPDGFMVRDEIVAYLENYVKAFDVPLHEGVEATRLRQLPGGGFRLTTSAGELTADHVVLATGPYQVPLKPRLAERLPEHVVQLHSAEYRNPAQLPDGDVLVVGTGQSGCQIAEDLHLAGRRVHLAVGSAPRVARRYRGRDVVAWLDEMGYYARGIDEFADADAVRFRANHYVTGRDGGHDIDLRAFAADGMQLYGRLDTVRSGQLGFADDLRRNLDAADAVSEGIKDSIDAFIAQRGIAAPREPRYQPVWEPPDGPRTLDGEALSAVVWSTGFGRDHRWIDVPVFDGKGYPTHHRGVTSCPGLYFLGLPWQHTWGSGRFCGVAADAEYLTRRITDVGRGGDVRWLSGTPVSTYPADDDWVAPRTVA
- a CDS encoding RHS repeat-associated core domain-containing protein yields the protein MGNPLVAQAQDSTKSYSGVPLLEDAIGLKDAIESGDWASVAMGAVGTALDALTAVMDPFGAIFAAGVGWLIEHVGPLKEALNALTGNADEIAAQSQTWNNIAKELGDVSTELTNAVKADLVSWQGSAADNYRKRADDTSGLLAAAQKGCEGAGSGVKTAGEVVAAVRTLVRDIIAELVGHLISWALQVVFTLGIGLTWVVPQVVAAVAKTASKIASLTTKLVKALKGLVPLLKKAGTLFEDAAKGLKNIKGGKVGPPPKPGKIDGGPKAPDVKGGGKGDGDSTTASGDHSGGKGGGPGSGDHSSSGGGKDSTTTSGDHSSGNGNGNGNGTPGDPPPAKGDTGKNGDNGGGGKDTWECKTDPVDIARGNVVIDQLDLELPSPLVLERLHVSSYRAGRWFGPTWVSTVDQRLAVGREYVRCYAADGTTLVYPPAAPGVPVLPTDGPRRPLTRHADGSYTQSDPLRGRELRFAALPGRGQAELVLQSITDDDGARVDVDYDALGAPRTLRHSAGYRVELETESGRVTTVHVTDPAGGSPVLVRRFGYDPQGRLTQEFNASGRAQVYDYDPAGRVTGWQDRNGTWFRYVYDGEGRCVRTIGDRGFYDAAFTYDTQRRVTTFTDSLGHTGEFHFNEAYQLVREVGPLGQVTTSEWDRDDRLLSRTDPLGQTTAFAYDERGRLRSVTRPDGSVLRVTQDDAGLTIEATADDGTVLSRFYPRDEAPDPFTETLGTAKPLTSEQAAWTRGDEEPPPVDRDVFGRPKSVLNRSGQHVVLGWTPDGQERLRVRPSGVRETRGYDAEGNEVERVNGAGLAERLEYGPFDLVTATIDASGARTTYTYDTELRPSTVTNPLGQTWTYRYDPSGRLIEQTDFDGRTLRFGYDRAGRLVRSVNGAGEQTDYVHDVLGNVVERRSPAGTTRFTYDAVGRMTAAVMGDVELRVAYDGEGNVLSESVDGRTLTSSYEADGTVRRRTPSGVDSVWRFDGDGRPVSLAVAGHTVRFEHDAGGREIARTVEGGVALTQTFDVDDNLVGQSVLAAGTPSRHRRFSYRTDGLLAGIDDDVAGPTRLVLDATGRVTEVHGAAGSEAYRYDPAGNVVETREPGQVPSAGPRRYADNRLVAAGAVTFDHDVQGRVVARHEGARVWRYLWDAQDRLLAVTTPEGDQWWYRYDPIGRRIAKQRVVTSATGARAVAESYEFTWSGALLVEQVHVDAAQTRHLTVWEYHPGDDRPVVQVERSATLQDRFFAIVTDLIGRPTELVDAAGTPVWRGNAGLWGRETGAAATPLRFPGQYADAESGLHYNVFRYYDPSTGRYLSQDPLGLGPAPNPAAYVDNPLAERDLLGLAPCGKGGKNKTNDQPGGGDNAGNIPRGGGGKKGKGKNTDDTQASSSGGGGKTDTHSLGKHDGTEVQVDSHQGKHQGGNQSFGMKYTGGSGTKFPDNVNDKWHQNYFSKEVAKYSNDPQYAKHGTEGKNPGSIDQNVNAKKSDLDARQEKVDELEAELNAKKAAYKNAPPEEKAAIMDEGKKLNQEFKDAKADRDKAQSDYDSAKAERESYDGNRKSVQYDKDAKDDGVQYDMTSYWKPDGQGGGNWVTTYHCNPAVPKGGSVEKDWWQPHGKDIAKEYGL